Proteins found in one Equus przewalskii isolate Varuska chromosome 20, EquPr2, whole genome shotgun sequence genomic segment:
- the WIZ gene encoding protein Wiz isoform X5 yields the protein MDGPLAGGLATPDRPRGPERLPGPAPRDDIKGGAEAAEGEGGIFQSTHYLPVAKEGPRDILDGRGGITVANFDPGTFSLMRCDFCGAGFDTRAGLSSHARAHLRDFGITNWELTVSPINILQELLATSASEQPPSPLGHEPGGLPGGFLTSRRPRLPLTVPFPPTWAEDPGPAYGDGLGSEENAMVAMDLGSSPLPKKSLPVPGPLEQVANRLSSRVAAEVPHGSKQELPDLKAQSLTTCEVCGACFETRKGLSSHARSHLRQLGVAESESSGAPIDLLYELVKQKGLPDTPLGLPPGLTKKSSSPKEVVAGAPRPGLLALAKPLDAPAVNKAIKSPPGFSAKGLAHPPSSPLLKKAPLALAGSPTPKNPEDKSPQLSLSPRPASPKAQWPQSEDEGPLNLTLDSDGGRELDCQLCGAWFETRKGLSSHARAHLRHLGVSDPDAKGSPIDVLHGLIRRDGVQIRLPPGRGALAQLGRPSPASAALSLLPPQPPAKKAKLKAAGTASPWGKQDLSAATAAGIFWASDVEPSPLNLSSGPEPARDIRCEFCGEFFENRKGLSSHARSHLRQMGVTEWYVNGSPIDTLREILKRRTQSRPGGAPNPPGPSPKALAKVVGSGGPGSSLETRSPADLHLSPLAKKLPPPPGSPLGHSPTASPPTARKMFPGLAAPSLPKKLKPEQMRVEIKREMLPGALHGEPHSSEGPWATPREDMTPLNLSSRAEPVRDIRCEFCGEFFENRKGLSSHARSHLRQMGVTEWSVNGSPIDTLREILKKKSKPCLIKKEPPAGDLAPALAEDGPPTAAPGPMQATLPLVPMAGRPSKPGAGLAQAPRELSLAPITGAKPSATGYLASVAAKRPLQEDRLLPAEVKAKTYIQTELPFKAKTLHEKTSHSSTEACCELCGLYFENRKALASHARAHLRQFGVTEWCVNGSPIETLSEWIKHRPQKVGAYRSYIQGGRPFTKKFRSAGHGRDSDKRPPLGLAPGGLAVVGRSAGGEPGPEAGRAADGGERPLAASPPGTVKAEEHQRQNINKFERRQARPPDTSAARGGEEASDLQQKLEEVRQPPPRVRPVPSLVPRPPQTSLVKFVGNIYTLKCRFCEVEFQGPLSIQEEWVRHLQRHILEMNFSKADPPPEEPQAPQAQTAAAEAP from the exons ATGGATGGACCCCTGGCAGGTGGCCTGGCCACCCCAGATCGTCCTCGTGGCCCTGAGAGACTGCCTGGCCCAGCACCAAGGGATGACATCAAAGGTGGGGCCGAGGCTGCTGAGGGGGAAGGTGGCATCTTCCAGTCCACCCATTACCTGCCTGTCGCCAAGGAGGGCCCCCGAGACATTCTGGATGGCAGAGGTGGCATTACTG tgGCTAACTTCGACCCGGGCACCTTCAGCCTGATGCGTTGTGACTTCTGCGGGGCCGGCTTTGACACTCGGGCTGGCCTCTCTAGCCACGCCCGGGCCCACCTGCGTGACTTCGGGATCACCAACTGGGAGCTCACTGTCTCGCCCATCAACATCCTGCAAGAGCTGCTGGCCACCTCAGCATCTgagcagccccccagccccctggGCCATGAGCCTGGGGGGCTGCCAGGTGGCTTCCTGACCTCCCGCCGGCCCCGCTTACCTCTCACAGTGCCCTTCCCACCCACATGGGCTGAGGACCCTGGGCCAGCCTACGGAGATG GCCTGGGTTCTGAGGAAAACGCAATGGTAGCCATGGACTTGGGCTCCTCACCGCTCCCCAAGAAGAGCCTGCCTGTCCCTGGGCCCCTGGAGCAGGTGGCCAATCGGCTGAGCAGCAGAGTGGCTGCAGAGGTTCCTCATGGCAGCAAGCAAGAGCTGCCAGACCTCAAGG CCCAGAGCCTGACCACCTGCGAGGTCTGCGGTGCCTGCTTTGAGACACGCAAGGGCCTGTCCAGCCACGCGCGCTCCCACCTGCGGCAGCTGGGGGTGGCTGAGTCGGAGAGCAGCGGTGCCCCCATCGACCTCCTCTACGAGCTCGTGAAGCAGAAGGGCCTGCCTGACACACCCCTTGGGCTGCCCCCAGGCCTGACTAAGAAGTCCAGCTCGCCAAAGGAGGTGGTCGCTGGGGCCCCCCGACCCGGCCTGCTCGCCCTGGCCAAGCCCCTGGATGCCCCTGCTGTCAACAAGGCCATCAAGTCACCTCCTGGCTTCTCGGCCAAGGGCCTGGCCCACCCACCCAGCTCCCCACTTCTCAAGAAGGCACCACTGGCCCTGGCGGGCTCCCCTACCCCCAAGAATCCTGAGGACAAGAGCCCCCAGCTGTCCCTGAGCCCCCGGCCGGCCTCCCCAAAGGCACAATGGCCCCAGTCTGAGGACGAGGGGCCCCTGAACCTCA CTTTAGATAGTGACGGGGGCAGAGAGCTGGACTGCCAGCTGTGTGGTGCCTGGTTTGAGACCCGCAAGGGCCTGTCCAGCCACGCCCGTGCCCACCTGCGCCACCTGGGCGTCAGCGACCCGGACGCCAAGGGATCCCCCATAGACGTGCTCCACGGGCTCATCAGGAGGGACGGCGTCCAGATCCGCCTCCCACCCGGGCGCGGCGCCCTGGCCCAGCTGGGGCGGCCATCTCCCGCCTCCGCGGCCCTCTCCTTGCTCCCCCCCCAACCGCCGGCCAAGAAGGCCAAGCTGAAGGCCGCGGGTACGGCCAGCCCCTGGGGGAAGCAGGACCTCTCGGCCGCCACAGCCGCCGGCATTTTCTGGGCCTCTGATGTGGAGCCGTCTCCTCTCAACCTCT CCTCGGGCCCAGAGCCAGCTCGCGACATCCGCTGTGAGTTCTGTGGCGAGTTCTTCGAGAACCGCAAGGGCCTGTCAAGCCATGCACGCTCCCACCTGCGACAGATGGGTGTGACCGAGTGGTATGTCAACGGCTCGCCCATCGACACGCTGCGGGAGATCCTCAAGAGACGGACCCAGTCCCGGCCTGGCGGAGCCCCAAACCCGCCGGGGCCCAGCCCCAAAGCCCTGGCCAAGGTGGTGGGCAGCGGAGGTCCTGGCAGCTCACTGGAAACCCGCAGCCCTGCGGACCTTCACCTCTCGCCCCTGGCCAAGAAGTTGCCGccgccaccaggcagccccctgGGCCACTCACCAACTGCCTCTCCTCCCACGGCCCGGAAGATGTTTCCAGGCCTGGCTGCACCCTCCCTGCCCAAGAAGCTGAAGCCTGAACAAATGCGGGTGGAGATCAAGCGGGAGATGCTGCCAGGGGCCCTTCATGGGGAGCCGCACTCATCTGAGGGTCCTTGGGCGACGCCACGGGAAGACATGACCCCCCTGAACCTGT CATCGCGGGCAGAGCCGGTGCGTGACATCCGCTGCGAGTTCTGTGGCGAGTTCTTCGAGAATCGCAAGGGTCTGTCAAGCCATGCACGCTCCCACCTGCGGCAGATGGGCGTGACTGAGTGGTCCGTCAATGGCTCGCCCATCGACACGCTGCGGGAGATCCTCAAGAAGAAGTCCAAGCCGTGCCTCATCAAGAAGGAGCCACCAGCTGGCGACCTGGCCCCTGCCTTGGCTGAAGATGGGCCCCCCACGGCGGCCCCTGGGCCCATGCAGGCCACCTTGCCGCTGGTGCCCATGGCTGGCCGGCCCAGCAAACCAGGAGCTGGGCTGGCCCAGGCTCCCCGCGAGCTCAGCCTGGCACCCATCACTGGGGCCAAGCCCTCAGCCACTGGCTACCTGGCCTCGGTGGCAGCCAAGCGGCCCCTGCAGGAGGACCGCCTCCTCCCAGCAGAGGTCAAGGCCAAGACCTACATCCAGACTGAACTGCCCTTCAAGGCAAAGACTCTCCACGAGAAGACCTCCCACTCCT CCACCGAGGCCTGCTGCGAGCTGTGTGGCCTTTACTTTGAAAACCGCAAGGCCCTGGCCAGCCACGCACGGGCGCACCTGCGGCAGTTTGGCGTGACAGAGTGGTGCGTGAACGGCTCGCCCATTGAGACGCTGAGCGAGTGGATCAAGCACCGGCCCCAGAAGGTGGGCGCCTACCGCAGCTACATCCAGGGCGGCCGCCCCTTCACCAAGAAGTTCCGCAGCGCCGGCCACGGCCGCGACAGCGACAAGCGGCCGCCCCTGGGGCTGGCACCCGGGGGCCTGGCTGTGGTGGGCCGCAGCGCCGGGGGTGAGCCGGGGCCTGAGGCTGGTCGGGCGGCCGATGGTGGGGAGCGGCCTCTGGCAGCCAGCCCACCAGGCACTGTGAAGGCCGAGGAGCACCAGCGGCAGAACATCAACA aaTTTGAGCGCCGACAAGCCCGCCCTCCAGACACCTCTGCGGCCAGAGGGGGCGAGGAGGCCAGTGACCTgcagcagaagctggaggaggtgcGGCAACCCCCACCCCGGGTCCGGCCAGTCCCCTCCCTGGTGCCCCGGCCCCCCCAGACGTCACTTGTCAAGTTCGTTGGCAACATCTACACCCTCAAGTGCAG GTTCTGTGAAGTGGAGTTCCAGGGGCCCCTCTCCATCCAGGAGGAGTGGGTGCGGCACTTACAGCGGCACATCCTGGAGATGAATTTCTCCAAAGCGGACCCGCCGCCTGAGGAGCCCCAGGCCCCGCAGGCACAGACAGCAGCGGCAGAGGCGCCCTAA
- the WIZ gene encoding protein Wiz isoform X8, with protein MDGPLAGGLATPDRPRGPERLPGPAPRDDIKGGAEAAEGEGGIFQSTHYLPVAKEGPRDILDGRGGITVANFDPGTFSLMRCDFCGAGFDTRAGLSSHARAHLRDFGITNWELTVSPINILQELLATSASEQPPSPLGHEPGGLPGGFLTSRRPRLPLTVPFPPTWAEDPGPAYGDAQSLTTCEVCGACFETRKGLSSHARSHLRQLGVAESESSGAPIDLLYELVKQKGLPDTPLGLPPGLTKKSSSPKEVVAGAPRPGLLALAKPLDAPAVNKAIKSPPGFSAKGLAHPPSSPLLKKAPLALAGSPTPKNPEDKSPQLSLSPRPASPKAQWPQSEDEGPLNLTSGPEPARDIRCEFCGEFFENRKGLSSHARSHLRQMGVTEWYVNGSPIDTLREILKRRTQSRPGGAPNPPGPSPKALAKVVGSGGPGSSLETRSPADLHLSPLAKKLPPPPGSPLGHSPTASPPTARKMFPGLAAPSLPKKLKPEQMRVEIKREMLPGALHGEPHSSEGPWATPREDMTPLNLSSRAEPVRDIRCEFCGEFFENRKGLSSHARSHLRQMGVTEWSVNGSPIDTLREILKKKSKPCLIKKEPPAGDLAPALAEDGPPTAAPGPMQATLPLVPMAGRPSKPGAGLAQAPRELSLAPITGAKPSATGYLASVAAKRPLQEDRLLPAEVKAKTYIQTELPFKAKTLHEKTSHSSTEACCELCGLYFENRKALASHARAHLRQFGVTEWCVNGSPIETLSEWIKHRPQKVGAYRSYIQGGRPFTKKFRSAGHGRDSDKRPPLGLAPGGLAVVGRSAGGEPGPEAGRAADGGERPLAASPPGTVKAEEHQRQNINKFERRQARPPDTSAARGGEEASDLQQKLEEVRQPPPRVRPVPSLVPRPPQTSLVKFVGNIYTLKCRFCEVEFQGPLSIQEEWVRHLQRHILEMNFSKADPPPEEPQAPQAQTAAAEAP; from the exons ATGGATGGACCCCTGGCAGGTGGCCTGGCCACCCCAGATCGTCCTCGTGGCCCTGAGAGACTGCCTGGCCCAGCACCAAGGGATGACATCAAAGGTGGGGCCGAGGCTGCTGAGGGGGAAGGTGGCATCTTCCAGTCCACCCATTACCTGCCTGTCGCCAAGGAGGGCCCCCGAGACATTCTGGATGGCAGAGGTGGCATTACTG tgGCTAACTTCGACCCGGGCACCTTCAGCCTGATGCGTTGTGACTTCTGCGGGGCCGGCTTTGACACTCGGGCTGGCCTCTCTAGCCACGCCCGGGCCCACCTGCGTGACTTCGGGATCACCAACTGGGAGCTCACTGTCTCGCCCATCAACATCCTGCAAGAGCTGCTGGCCACCTCAGCATCTgagcagccccccagccccctggGCCATGAGCCTGGGGGGCTGCCAGGTGGCTTCCTGACCTCCCGCCGGCCCCGCTTACCTCTCACAGTGCCCTTCCCACCCACATGGGCTGAGGACCCTGGGCCAGCCTACGGAGATG CCCAGAGCCTGACCACCTGCGAGGTCTGCGGTGCCTGCTTTGAGACACGCAAGGGCCTGTCCAGCCACGCGCGCTCCCACCTGCGGCAGCTGGGGGTGGCTGAGTCGGAGAGCAGCGGTGCCCCCATCGACCTCCTCTACGAGCTCGTGAAGCAGAAGGGCCTGCCTGACACACCCCTTGGGCTGCCCCCAGGCCTGACTAAGAAGTCCAGCTCGCCAAAGGAGGTGGTCGCTGGGGCCCCCCGACCCGGCCTGCTCGCCCTGGCCAAGCCCCTGGATGCCCCTGCTGTCAACAAGGCCATCAAGTCACCTCCTGGCTTCTCGGCCAAGGGCCTGGCCCACCCACCCAGCTCCCCACTTCTCAAGAAGGCACCACTGGCCCTGGCGGGCTCCCCTACCCCCAAGAATCCTGAGGACAAGAGCCCCCAGCTGTCCCTGAGCCCCCGGCCGGCCTCCCCAAAGGCACAATGGCCCCAGTCTGAGGACGAGGGGCCCCTGAACCTCA CCTCGGGCCCAGAGCCAGCTCGCGACATCCGCTGTGAGTTCTGTGGCGAGTTCTTCGAGAACCGCAAGGGCCTGTCAAGCCATGCACGCTCCCACCTGCGACAGATGGGTGTGACCGAGTGGTATGTCAACGGCTCGCCCATCGACACGCTGCGGGAGATCCTCAAGAGACGGACCCAGTCCCGGCCTGGCGGAGCCCCAAACCCGCCGGGGCCCAGCCCCAAAGCCCTGGCCAAGGTGGTGGGCAGCGGAGGTCCTGGCAGCTCACTGGAAACCCGCAGCCCTGCGGACCTTCACCTCTCGCCCCTGGCCAAGAAGTTGCCGccgccaccaggcagccccctgGGCCACTCACCAACTGCCTCTCCTCCCACGGCCCGGAAGATGTTTCCAGGCCTGGCTGCACCCTCCCTGCCCAAGAAGCTGAAGCCTGAACAAATGCGGGTGGAGATCAAGCGGGAGATGCTGCCAGGGGCCCTTCATGGGGAGCCGCACTCATCTGAGGGTCCTTGGGCGACGCCACGGGAAGACATGACCCCCCTGAACCTGT CATCGCGGGCAGAGCCGGTGCGTGACATCCGCTGCGAGTTCTGTGGCGAGTTCTTCGAGAATCGCAAGGGTCTGTCAAGCCATGCACGCTCCCACCTGCGGCAGATGGGCGTGACTGAGTGGTCCGTCAATGGCTCGCCCATCGACACGCTGCGGGAGATCCTCAAGAAGAAGTCCAAGCCGTGCCTCATCAAGAAGGAGCCACCAGCTGGCGACCTGGCCCCTGCCTTGGCTGAAGATGGGCCCCCCACGGCGGCCCCTGGGCCCATGCAGGCCACCTTGCCGCTGGTGCCCATGGCTGGCCGGCCCAGCAAACCAGGAGCTGGGCTGGCCCAGGCTCCCCGCGAGCTCAGCCTGGCACCCATCACTGGGGCCAAGCCCTCAGCCACTGGCTACCTGGCCTCGGTGGCAGCCAAGCGGCCCCTGCAGGAGGACCGCCTCCTCCCAGCAGAGGTCAAGGCCAAGACCTACATCCAGACTGAACTGCCCTTCAAGGCAAAGACTCTCCACGAGAAGACCTCCCACTCCT CCACCGAGGCCTGCTGCGAGCTGTGTGGCCTTTACTTTGAAAACCGCAAGGCCCTGGCCAGCCACGCACGGGCGCACCTGCGGCAGTTTGGCGTGACAGAGTGGTGCGTGAACGGCTCGCCCATTGAGACGCTGAGCGAGTGGATCAAGCACCGGCCCCAGAAGGTGGGCGCCTACCGCAGCTACATCCAGGGCGGCCGCCCCTTCACCAAGAAGTTCCGCAGCGCCGGCCACGGCCGCGACAGCGACAAGCGGCCGCCCCTGGGGCTGGCACCCGGGGGCCTGGCTGTGGTGGGCCGCAGCGCCGGGGGTGAGCCGGGGCCTGAGGCTGGTCGGGCGGCCGATGGTGGGGAGCGGCCTCTGGCAGCCAGCCCACCAGGCACTGTGAAGGCCGAGGAGCACCAGCGGCAGAACATCAACA aaTTTGAGCGCCGACAAGCCCGCCCTCCAGACACCTCTGCGGCCAGAGGGGGCGAGGAGGCCAGTGACCTgcagcagaagctggaggaggtgcGGCAACCCCCACCCCGGGTCCGGCCAGTCCCCTCCCTGGTGCCCCGGCCCCCCCAGACGTCACTTGTCAAGTTCGTTGGCAACATCTACACCCTCAAGTGCAG GTTCTGTGAAGTGGAGTTCCAGGGGCCCCTCTCCATCCAGGAGGAGTGGGTGCGGCACTTACAGCGGCACATCCTGGAGATGAATTTCTCCAAAGCGGACCCGCCGCCTGAGGAGCCCCAGGCCCCGCAGGCACAGACAGCAGCGGCAGAGGCGCCCTAA
- the WIZ gene encoding protein Wiz isoform X6 — translation MDGPLAGGLATPDRPRGPERLPGPAPRDDIKGGAEAAEGEGGIFQSTHYLPVAKEGPRDILDGRGGITVANFDPGTFSLMRCDFCGAGFDTRAGLSSHARAHLRDFGITNWELTVSPINILQELLATSASEQPPSPLGHEPGGLPGGFLTSRRPRLPLTVPFPPTWAEDPGPAYGDAQSLTTCEVCGACFETRKGLSSHARSHLRQLGVAESESSGAPIDLLYELVKQKGLPDTPLGLPPGLTKKSSSPKEVVAGAPRPGLLALAKPLDAPAVNKAIKSPPGFSAKGLAHPPSSPLLKKAPLALAGSPTPKNPEDKSPQLSLSPRPASPKAQWPQSEDEGPLNLTLDSDGGRELDCQLCGAWFETRKGLSSHARAHLRHLGVSDPDAKGSPIDVLHGLIRRDGVQIRLPPGRGALAQLGRPSPASAALSLLPPQPPAKKAKLKAAGTASPWGKQDLSAATAAGIFWASDVEPSPLNLSSGPEPARDIRCEFCGEFFENRKGLSSHARSHLRQMGVTEWYVNGSPIDTLREILKRRTQSRPGGAPNPPGPSPKALAKVVGSGGPGSSLETRSPADLHLSPLAKKLPPPPGSPLGHSPTASPPTARKMFPGLAAPSLPKKLKPEQMRVEIKREMLPGALHGEPHSSEGPWATPREDMTPLNLSSRAEPVRDIRCEFCGEFFENRKGLSSHARSHLRQMGVTEWSVNGSPIDTLREILKKKSKPCLIKKEPPAGDLAPALAEDGPPTAAPGPMQATLPLVPMAGRPSKPGAGLAQAPRELSLAPITGAKPSATGYLASVAAKRPLQEDRLLPAEVKAKTYIQTELPFKAKTLHEKTSHSSTEACCELCGLYFENRKALASHARAHLRQFGVTEWCVNGSPIETLSEWIKHRPQKVGAYRSYIQGGRPFTKKFRSAGHGRDSDKRPPLGLAPGGLAVVGRSAGGEPGPEAGRAADGGERPLAASPPGTVKAEEHQRQNINKFERRQARPPDTSAARGGEEASDLQQKLEEVRQPPPRVRPVPSLVPRPPQTSLVKFVGNIYTLKCRFCEVEFQGPLSIQEEWVRHLQRHILEMNFSKADPPPEEPQAPQAQTAAAEAP, via the exons ATGGATGGACCCCTGGCAGGTGGCCTGGCCACCCCAGATCGTCCTCGTGGCCCTGAGAGACTGCCTGGCCCAGCACCAAGGGATGACATCAAAGGTGGGGCCGAGGCTGCTGAGGGGGAAGGTGGCATCTTCCAGTCCACCCATTACCTGCCTGTCGCCAAGGAGGGCCCCCGAGACATTCTGGATGGCAGAGGTGGCATTACTG tgGCTAACTTCGACCCGGGCACCTTCAGCCTGATGCGTTGTGACTTCTGCGGGGCCGGCTTTGACACTCGGGCTGGCCTCTCTAGCCACGCCCGGGCCCACCTGCGTGACTTCGGGATCACCAACTGGGAGCTCACTGTCTCGCCCATCAACATCCTGCAAGAGCTGCTGGCCACCTCAGCATCTgagcagccccccagccccctggGCCATGAGCCTGGGGGGCTGCCAGGTGGCTTCCTGACCTCCCGCCGGCCCCGCTTACCTCTCACAGTGCCCTTCCCACCCACATGGGCTGAGGACCCTGGGCCAGCCTACGGAGATG CCCAGAGCCTGACCACCTGCGAGGTCTGCGGTGCCTGCTTTGAGACACGCAAGGGCCTGTCCAGCCACGCGCGCTCCCACCTGCGGCAGCTGGGGGTGGCTGAGTCGGAGAGCAGCGGTGCCCCCATCGACCTCCTCTACGAGCTCGTGAAGCAGAAGGGCCTGCCTGACACACCCCTTGGGCTGCCCCCAGGCCTGACTAAGAAGTCCAGCTCGCCAAAGGAGGTGGTCGCTGGGGCCCCCCGACCCGGCCTGCTCGCCCTGGCCAAGCCCCTGGATGCCCCTGCTGTCAACAAGGCCATCAAGTCACCTCCTGGCTTCTCGGCCAAGGGCCTGGCCCACCCACCCAGCTCCCCACTTCTCAAGAAGGCACCACTGGCCCTGGCGGGCTCCCCTACCCCCAAGAATCCTGAGGACAAGAGCCCCCAGCTGTCCCTGAGCCCCCGGCCGGCCTCCCCAAAGGCACAATGGCCCCAGTCTGAGGACGAGGGGCCCCTGAACCTCA CTTTAGATAGTGACGGGGGCAGAGAGCTGGACTGCCAGCTGTGTGGTGCCTGGTTTGAGACCCGCAAGGGCCTGTCCAGCCACGCCCGTGCCCACCTGCGCCACCTGGGCGTCAGCGACCCGGACGCCAAGGGATCCCCCATAGACGTGCTCCACGGGCTCATCAGGAGGGACGGCGTCCAGATCCGCCTCCCACCCGGGCGCGGCGCCCTGGCCCAGCTGGGGCGGCCATCTCCCGCCTCCGCGGCCCTCTCCTTGCTCCCCCCCCAACCGCCGGCCAAGAAGGCCAAGCTGAAGGCCGCGGGTACGGCCAGCCCCTGGGGGAAGCAGGACCTCTCGGCCGCCACAGCCGCCGGCATTTTCTGGGCCTCTGATGTGGAGCCGTCTCCTCTCAACCTCT CCTCGGGCCCAGAGCCAGCTCGCGACATCCGCTGTGAGTTCTGTGGCGAGTTCTTCGAGAACCGCAAGGGCCTGTCAAGCCATGCACGCTCCCACCTGCGACAGATGGGTGTGACCGAGTGGTATGTCAACGGCTCGCCCATCGACACGCTGCGGGAGATCCTCAAGAGACGGACCCAGTCCCGGCCTGGCGGAGCCCCAAACCCGCCGGGGCCCAGCCCCAAAGCCCTGGCCAAGGTGGTGGGCAGCGGAGGTCCTGGCAGCTCACTGGAAACCCGCAGCCCTGCGGACCTTCACCTCTCGCCCCTGGCCAAGAAGTTGCCGccgccaccaggcagccccctgGGCCACTCACCAACTGCCTCTCCTCCCACGGCCCGGAAGATGTTTCCAGGCCTGGCTGCACCCTCCCTGCCCAAGAAGCTGAAGCCTGAACAAATGCGGGTGGAGATCAAGCGGGAGATGCTGCCAGGGGCCCTTCATGGGGAGCCGCACTCATCTGAGGGTCCTTGGGCGACGCCACGGGAAGACATGACCCCCCTGAACCTGT CATCGCGGGCAGAGCCGGTGCGTGACATCCGCTGCGAGTTCTGTGGCGAGTTCTTCGAGAATCGCAAGGGTCTGTCAAGCCATGCACGCTCCCACCTGCGGCAGATGGGCGTGACTGAGTGGTCCGTCAATGGCTCGCCCATCGACACGCTGCGGGAGATCCTCAAGAAGAAGTCCAAGCCGTGCCTCATCAAGAAGGAGCCACCAGCTGGCGACCTGGCCCCTGCCTTGGCTGAAGATGGGCCCCCCACGGCGGCCCCTGGGCCCATGCAGGCCACCTTGCCGCTGGTGCCCATGGCTGGCCGGCCCAGCAAACCAGGAGCTGGGCTGGCCCAGGCTCCCCGCGAGCTCAGCCTGGCACCCATCACTGGGGCCAAGCCCTCAGCCACTGGCTACCTGGCCTCGGTGGCAGCCAAGCGGCCCCTGCAGGAGGACCGCCTCCTCCCAGCAGAGGTCAAGGCCAAGACCTACATCCAGACTGAACTGCCCTTCAAGGCAAAGACTCTCCACGAGAAGACCTCCCACTCCT CCACCGAGGCCTGCTGCGAGCTGTGTGGCCTTTACTTTGAAAACCGCAAGGCCCTGGCCAGCCACGCACGGGCGCACCTGCGGCAGTTTGGCGTGACAGAGTGGTGCGTGAACGGCTCGCCCATTGAGACGCTGAGCGAGTGGATCAAGCACCGGCCCCAGAAGGTGGGCGCCTACCGCAGCTACATCCAGGGCGGCCGCCCCTTCACCAAGAAGTTCCGCAGCGCCGGCCACGGCCGCGACAGCGACAAGCGGCCGCCCCTGGGGCTGGCACCCGGGGGCCTGGCTGTGGTGGGCCGCAGCGCCGGGGGTGAGCCGGGGCCTGAGGCTGGTCGGGCGGCCGATGGTGGGGAGCGGCCTCTGGCAGCCAGCCCACCAGGCACTGTGAAGGCCGAGGAGCACCAGCGGCAGAACATCAACA aaTTTGAGCGCCGACAAGCCCGCCCTCCAGACACCTCTGCGGCCAGAGGGGGCGAGGAGGCCAGTGACCTgcagcagaagctggaggaggtgcGGCAACCCCCACCCCGGGTCCGGCCAGTCCCCTCCCTGGTGCCCCGGCCCCCCCAGACGTCACTTGTCAAGTTCGTTGGCAACATCTACACCCTCAAGTGCAG GTTCTGTGAAGTGGAGTTCCAGGGGCCCCTCTCCATCCAGGAGGAGTGGGTGCGGCACTTACAGCGGCACATCCTGGAGATGAATTTCTCCAAAGCGGACCCGCCGCCTGAGGAGCCCCAGGCCCCGCAGGCACAGACAGCAGCGGCAGAGGCGCCCTAA